Proteins encoded within one genomic window of Felis catus isolate Fca126 chromosome C1, F.catus_Fca126_mat1.0, whole genome shotgun sequence:
- the LOC101082677 gene encoding guanylate-binding protein 6 yields MASGPNMMAPICLVENNNMQLSVNQRAIQILEQISQPVVVVAIVGLYRTGKSYLMNRLAGQNRGFPLGSTVQSKTKGIWMWCVPHPSKPNHTLVLLDTEGLGDVEKGDPKNDSWIFALAVLLCSTFVYNSLGTINHQALEQLHYVTELTELIRTKSSPKEDGTEDSTEFVSFFPDFIWTVRDFTLELKLNDDPITEDEYLENALKLIPGKNPRIQASNLPRECIRHFFPKRKCFVFDRPTNDTKLLANIENIPENQLDPKFQKQANNFCSYIFTQARTKTLREGVMVTGNRLRTLVVTYVDTINTGAVPCLENAVTTLAQLENSVAVQKAADHYSEQMAQRVRFPTDTLQELLDVHADCEREAIRVFMEHSFKDENQEFQKTLVEIIKDKKQHFLQQNEEASVKYCQSMLDQLSKALLENISIGTFSVPGGYKLYRQAKESIEWNYSQVPRKGVKANEVLQNFLQSQASIEKSIWQADKALTDGEKAIAAERASKEAAEKEQEVLRQKLLEQEQQIEAQQRSLQENIAQLKEKMKRETENIIKEQNMMLEHKLKVQEDLLKEGFRKKSEEMDEEIRQLKHTIDMTKNNEASWFTQALDRFGSEIISIFASPVRVLDTVVRTVSSIFKKN; encoded by the exons GTTTCCCTCTGGGGTCTACAGTGCAGTCTAAAACCAAGGGCATCTGGATGTGGTGTGTGCCTCACCCCTCCAAGCCAAACCACACCCTGGTCCTTCTGGATACTGAGGGCCTGGGTGATGTAGAAAAG GGTGACCCTAAGAATGATTCCTGGATCTTTGCCCTGGCTGTGCTTCTGTGCAGCACTTTTGTCTACAACAGCTTGGGCACCATCAACCACCAGGCCCTGGAGCAGCTGCA TTATGTGACAGAGCTCACAGAACTAATCAGGACAAAGTCCTCTCCAAAAGAGGATGGAACAGAAGATTCCacagagtttgtgagtttcttTCCAGACTTCATCTGGACTGTGCGGGATTTCACCCTGGAGCTGAAGTTAAATGATGATCCTATCACAGAAGATGAGTACCTGGAGAATGCCTTGAAGCTGATTCCAG GCAAGAATCCCAGAATCCAAGCATCCAATCTACCCAGAGAGTGCATCAGGCATTTCTTTCCAAAACGGAAATGTTTTGTCTTTGACCGGCCAACAAATGACACAAAACTCCTAGCCAATATTGAGAATATACCTGAGAATCAACTGGATCCTAAATTccagaaacaagcaaacaatttTTGTTCTTACATCTTCACCCAGGCAAGGACCAAGACTCTCAGAGAGGGAGTCATGGTCACCGGGAATC GGTTGAGAACTCTGGTGGTGACCTATGTGGATACCATCAATACTGGGGCGGTGCCTTGTTTGGAGAATGCAGTGACAACTCTAGCCCAGCTTGAGAACTCAGTGGCCGTGCAGAAGGCAGCCGACCACTACAGCGAGCAGATGGCCCAGCGAGTGAGGTTCCCCACAGACACGCTCCAGGAGCTGCTGGATGTGCATGCAGACTGTGAGAGGGAAGCCATTAGGGTGTTCATGGAGCATTCCTTCAAGGATGAAAATCAGGAGTTCCAGAAGACTCTTGTG GAAATCATAAAGGATAAGAAGCAACATTTCTTGCAGCAGAATGAAGAAGCATCAGTTAAATACTGCCAGTCTATGCTTGATCAGCTTTCAAAGGCCCTATTGGAAAATATTTCCATAGGAACTTTTTCTGTTCCTGGAGGGTACAAGCTCTACAGGCAAGCAAAGGAAAGTATTGAATGGAATTATTCACAAGTTCCCAGGAAAGGAGTGAAG GCAAATGAGGTCCTCCAGAATTTTCTACAATCACAGGCTTCGATAGAGAAATCCATCTGGCAGGCAGATAAAGCCCTTACCGATGGGGAGAAGGCCATAGCAG CGGAGAGGGCCAGCAAGGAAGCAGCTGAGAAGGAACAGGAGGTGCTAAGACAGAAACTACTGGAGCAGGAACAGCAGATTGAAGCACAACAGAGGAGTCTCCAGGAGAACATAGCTCAACtgaaagagaagatgaaaagagagacagaaaacataataaaagaacAGAACATGATGTTGGAGCATAAGCTGAAG GTCCAAGAAGATCTGCTCAAAGAAGGAtttagaaagaaatctgaagagatGGATGAGGAGATAAGGCAGTTGAAACATACGATTGACATGACTAAAAATAATGAAGCCTCCTGGTTTACACAAGCCTTAGACAGATTTGGCAGTGAGATTATTTCAATATTTGCTTCTCCTGTTAGAGTTCTTGATACTGTTGTGAGAACAGTgagctcaatttttaaaaagaattag